Proteins encoded within one genomic window of Lampris incognitus isolate fLamInc1 chromosome 1, fLamInc1.hap2, whole genome shotgun sequence:
- the LOC130124496 gene encoding hyaluronan and proteoglycan link protein 1-like — translation MLSLLCTTILSLTLASSVYSEVTSTPSPVKIYASLGSNVTLPCRLYHTSGIMSFGNVGIRVKWSKVSEDDSLEEDVMVSMGFHKKSYGSFRGRVFLQEADSEDASLMITDISADDMGKYRCEIINGMDDNIVEITLEMQGSEGLNGKGVVFPYHPRLGRYNLNFHDAEQACLDQDAVVASFDQLYEAWKDGLDWCNAGWLDDGTVQYPIRSPREPCGGSDAGAGLRNYGVRDKSMSRYDVFCFTSANEGQFYWLVQPDRLTYDEAVQACLDDDAEIAKVSHMYAAWKLQGYDRCDAGWLADGSVRYPISRPRKNCSPTEAAVRFVGFPDKKQKLYGVYCYKTQQ, via the exons TTAAGATTTACGCCAGCCTTGGCTCCAATGTCACTCTACCATGCCGGCTCTACCATACCTCAGGCATCATGTCATTTGGCAACGTCGGTATCAGAGTCAAATGGAGCAAAGTGTCGGAGGATGACTCCCTGGAGGAGGACGTGATGGTTTCAATGGGATTCCATAAGAAGAGCTACGGAAGCTTCCGGGGTCGTGTCTTTCTGCAGGAGGCCGACAGCGAAGACGCCTCTTTGATGATCACTGACATCTCTGCGGATGACATGGGGAAGTACCGCTGTGAGATCATCAACGGGATGGATGACAACATCGTAGAGATTACCCTTGAGATGCAAGGCAGTGAAGGACTCAATGGTAAAG GTGTTGTGTTCCCATACCACCCCCGTTTGGGCCGTTACAATCTGAATTTCCATGATGCTGAGCAGGCCTGTCTGGACCAGGATGCTGTGGTTGCCTCCTTTGATCAGCTTTATGAGGCCTGGAAGGATGGCCTGGACTGGTGCAACGCCGGCTGGTTGGATGACGGCACAGTGCAGTACCCCATCAGAAGCCCCAGAGAGCCTTGTGGTGGCTCCGACGCTGGTGCAGGCCTCAGGAACTATGGCGTGCGTGATAAGTCCATGAGCCGCTATGACGTATTCTGCTTCACTTCTGCAAATGAAG GTCAGTTCTACTGGCTGGTACAGCCCGACAGGCTGACCTATGACGAGGCTGTGCAGGCCTGTTTGGATGACGACGCTGAGATCGCCAAGGTGAGCCACATGTATGCTGCCTGGAAGCTGCAGGGTTACGACCGCTGCGATGCTGGCTGGTTGGCTGATGGTAGTGTCCGCTACCCCATTTCCAGACCCCGCAAAAACTGCAGCCCCACAGAGGCCGCGGTGCGCTTTGTTGGCTTCCCAGACAAAAAGCAAAAGCTCTATGGTGTTTACTGCTACAAGACCCAACAGTGA